One genomic window of Odocoileus virginianus isolate 20LAN1187 ecotype Illinois chromosome 8, Ovbor_1.2, whole genome shotgun sequence includes the following:
- the RASL11A gene encoding ras-like protein family member 11A: MSGHFLLAPIPESSSDYLLPKDIKLAVLGAGRVGKSAMIVRFLTKRFIGDYEPNTGKLYSRLVYVEGDQVSLQIQDTPGGIQVQDSLTQAGDPLSKCVQWAEGFLLVYSITDYDSYLAIRPLHQHIRKVHPDSRAPVVIVGNKGDLLHARQVQTREGVQLANELGSLFLEVSTSENYEDVCDAFRHLCREVSKLHNLGAERRRAPVVPRPRSPNMQDLKRRFKQALSSKAKAPSAPALG, translated from the exons ATGTCCGGGCACTTTCTCCTCGCGCCCATCCCCGAGTCCTCCTCCGATTACCTCCTGCCCAAGGACATCAAACTGGCCGTGCTGGGCGCCGGCCGCGTGGGCAAGAGCG cGATGATCGTGCGCTTCCTGACCAAGAGATTCATCGGCGATTATGAGCCGAATACAG GCAAGTTGTACTCGCGGCTTGTGTACGTGGAGGGAGACCAGGTCTCCCTGCAGATCCAGGACACCCCCGGGGGCATCCAG GTCCAGGACAGCCTCACGCAAGCAGGTGACCCCTTGTCCAAGTGTGTGCAGTGGGCAGAAGGCTTCCTGTTAGTCTATTCCATCACGGACTATGACAGCTACCTGGCCATCCGCCCCCTGCACCAGCACATCCGGAAGGTCCACCCCGACTCCAGAGCCCCCGTTGTCATTGTGGGCAACAAGGGGGACCTGCTGCATGCCCGGCAGGTGCAGACCCGAGAGGGCGTCCAGCTAGCCAACGAGCTGGGCAGCCTGTTTCTGGAAGTTTCTACCAGCGAGAACTACGAAGACGTGTGTGATGCGTTCCGGCATCTGTGCAGAGAAGTAAGCAAGCTGCACAAcctgggggcagagaggaggagagcGCCGGTCGTCCCGCGGCCGCGCTCTCCCAACATGCAGGACCTCAAGAGGCGCTTCAAGCAGGctctgtcctccaaggccaagGCCCCTTCTGCCCCTGCCCTGGGGTAG